cccgtgcctccacgacttggcgttttcaaccgccgtccgcctccttggttttgtggcgcaaaccaagaaacccgccttccatcgccgcttgcgccctcgatccaggagtggacgccacagctgtcgCCCGGTCTGAGCTCCGGTcctggctgcccttcaccgccgtccaccgcacggtccatcggccacagcacctccacgacagctccccgtcgacactcgaagcccgtgtacctgcaatccaaagaccaagcgcacgatcacaccgcacgattgacaattcactcatcacaggcagagCAGAATACTCACATTCCTCACGTATCAGCGGCCAAAGTTACTATAAGTCGGTAAAAATGATCAGCACCACTAACACCACACGAATTACCGCGCGGTAAACAGAAGACGAGCCCTCCCTCGATCTCGAGTCTGCTGGGAGCTGCTCCCTACGCTACCCTAACAGTACAGCTCCATTACTGTTACCGCCTTGATCCGATGCCTCGGACGCAGAAAATTACCGAGATCAAACCGGACCTGCGCACCCGGATCACGTCACCGCGCCATGGCCCGACCATAAATTGCCTGACGCCGCCGCTCCGGGCCTGCTCctccactccagctccagcgctCTGCCTCTGCTCACGCCACGCCACCACCGTCCACCAAGAAACACCGCGCGGCACGGCAATGCCCAACCCCTCCTCGTCCTCGACCCCGTCCCCGCCACCggcgcccgacgccgccgccactcggcgcaggcggcggcggcgccggcagctcctcccgccgtcgtcctcctcctcgtcctctgcGGTCCCGACCTCGGCGGCCTCCGGCGCCTCGGCGTCCTCGGCTTCCTCCTCGGCGtcgtcctccgcctcctcggggctctccttctccttcccgtCCTTCTCGCCGGCGCCCTCGCCGTTCCACCACCGGTTCCTCTCCCCGCTGCGCGCCTCCGCTGTGCCCTTCTCCTGGGAGCACCGCCCGGGCATCCCCAAGACCCCCGCGCGCcaggcggcgccgcgcggcaAGGCcagggcgtcggcgtcggcggcgctgccgctgccgctgcccctcccgccctccctcctctccagcaaggtcggcgccgccgacggccCCTTCCCCGCCGCGGACGGCTACCTCGTCGTCCCCGGCGACGCGAAGAAGCCGAGGCGTCCCGGGCggcaccggcagcggcggccgccggcgctggccGCCACCCTGACCGACTGGCTCGCCGTGCTGAGCCTCTACCGGTCGTGCACCCGCTCCCGCGACTGCCTcgccggcacgccgccgccgcgccggccacgctCCCCGGCGAAGGCCGTGTGATCGCGCGCGTCACATACTACTAGTGAGTTCGCCGATACATCGATGGCGCCCTGCGTCtgcgtgtgtgcgtgtgggGTGCTGGCCCCGATTAAGAATGTGCTTAGGATTAATCACGCTTGCCTTGACGCTGTAATTAAGGTGGTTTGGCGTTTCCCCCATGTGCGCGTTGCTCTGCTTGTTTCCTCCAGGCAATAATTGATTAATCCATCCCGCACGGTGATTACTGACGGACTTGGTGTGCCGGCAGCTGCTTGCCGGTGAACGGTGATGTACTGATGCCGCATGCTTGGGTCCCTCCGTTAATTAGGTT
This sequence is a window from Panicum virgatum strain AP13 chromosome 7K, P.virgatum_v5, whole genome shotgun sequence. Protein-coding genes within it:
- the LOC120641017 gene encoding flocculation protein FLO11-like codes for the protein MPRTQKITEIKPDLRTRITSPRHGPTINCLTPPLRACSSTPAPALCLCSRHATTVHQETPRGTAMPNPSSSSTPSPPPAPDAAATRRRRRRRRQLLPPSSSSSSSAVPTSAASGASASSASSSASSSASSGLSFSFPSFSPAPSPFHHRFLSPLRASAVPFSWEHRPGIPKTPARQAAPRGKARASASAALPLPLPLPPSLLSSKVGAADGPFPAADGYLVVPGDAKKPRRPGRHRQRRPPALAATLTDWLAVLSLYRSCTRSRDCLAGTPPPRRPRSPAKAV